A single genomic interval of Trichocoleus sp. harbors:
- a CDS encoding DUF4432 family protein, whose protein sequence is MVTIDPLVDKSHSTTALILENTEIKLIVRPDLGGRIDQLQDKRTGHEWLWHPDHYDAQQTRSLPIGTSFDENWTGGWDEIFPNDAAGEFRGHNLVDHGELWSQSWSIIKSDSLQVTLQYNCQTVPVTVEKTISVDAIEPKVTIDYKLQNHSDEEISFLLKQHAAIAIEPGDEILLPDCCIEPVTLDFSKIIGRSEETRFPKAFAADGTEIEIQQIPPQTSQLQEFYYSSELAIGQCGIRNQTSQSALIMNFDTQDFPYVWVFQSYGGWRNYYVLVMEPCTTMPYDLEVACQNGTVAQLQPQEIQQRSLTVTLQRS, encoded by the coding sequence GTGGTTACGATCGATCCATTAGTTGATAAGTCTCACTCCACCACAGCACTAATTTTAGAGAATACAGAAATTAAACTCATCGTTCGACCCGATTTAGGCGGACGGATTGATCAATTGCAGGACAAGCGCACTGGGCATGAATGGCTCTGGCATCCTGATCACTATGATGCTCAACAAACTCGATCGCTGCCAATTGGGACATCGTTTGACGAAAATTGGACAGGCGGATGGGATGAAATTTTTCCGAATGATGCTGCGGGTGAGTTTCGAGGACACAATTTAGTTGATCATGGGGAACTCTGGTCACAATCCTGGTCGATTATTAAATCCGACTCGCTTCAGGTGACATTGCAGTATAACTGTCAAACCGTTCCGGTGACTGTTGAAAAGACAATTTCAGTAGACGCAATTGAACCGAAAGTGACGATCGATTACAAACTACAAAACCATTCAGATGAAGAGATTTCTTTTCTGCTAAAACAACATGCTGCGATCGCGATCGAACCGGGAGACGAAATTTTATTACCTGATTGCTGCATTGAACCTGTCACGCTAGATTTTAGTAAGATCATTGGCAGATCGGAGGAGACGCGCTTTCCCAAAGCTTTTGCAGCAGACGGAACCGAGATCGAAATCCAGCAAATTCCACCCCAAACTTCTCAACTGCAAGAGTTTTACTACAGTTCAGAACTGGCGATCGGGCAGTGTGGCATTCGGAATCAGACCTCTCAATCTGCTCTGATCATGAATTTTGATACTCAAGATTTTCCTTACGTTTGGGTCTTCCAGAGTTATGGCGGCTGGCGCAATTATTATGTTCTAGTTATGGAACCCTGTACGACGATGCCTTATGATTTGGAAGTTGCTTGCCAGAATGGAACAGTTGCTCAACTCCAGCCTCAAGAGATACAGCAGCGATCGTTAACGGTTACATTACAGCGTTCTTAA
- a CDS encoding tRNA (guanine-N1)-methyltransferase: MSQGSQSISVEGKAKFEVGNAFYRRHSQIARNLGVLAAAMYRQDAGQLRVLDAMAGSGVRSLRYYLESGADWLWVNDSNPEMRAVLQHNLARTIAPSHYQLTFKDANRVFFDCYNRQDFYDLIDVDAFGSPAPYLSTCLWAVTIGGLLYLTSTDGRSATGSTPNRALATYGAYARSHPAGHEQGLRLLIGNVQQLAAAKGYGIEPVFSLFNGQAYRVMVRLVAQPSLNTNSSGFLGYCHACGNYQTISWRKLGQICCTYDGNCLSVSGAMWLGKLHNPNNLQRMMDLAIERQWSTDAALLKLMQSEVDLPPYFYQLGEIGRRGKLDIPKRSHLIQTLQDWGYQASATHIAAQAIKTTADMQTCIRAAQAGGS; encoded by the coding sequence ATGAGCCAGGGATCGCAGTCTATCTCGGTTGAAGGAAAAGCAAAATTTGAAGTCGGGAATGCTTTCTATCGGCGGCATAGCCAGATCGCGCGAAATTTAGGCGTATTGGCAGCAGCAATGTATCGACAGGATGCAGGGCAATTACGCGTGCTGGATGCAATGGCAGGCAGTGGAGTCCGTTCTCTGCGCTATTACCTGGAAAGTGGGGCAGATTGGCTTTGGGTCAACGACAGCAATCCAGAAATGCGTGCGGTATTGCAGCATAATTTAGCAAGAACGATCGCCCCAAGCCATTACCAGCTCACCTTTAAGGATGCCAATCGCGTCTTTTTTGACTGCTACAACCGTCAAGACTTTTATGACCTGATCGATGTGGATGCATTTGGCTCGCCTGCACCTTATCTAAGCACCTGTCTCTGGGCAGTGACAATCGGTGGTTTGCTTTATCTGACAAGTACGGATGGACGCAGCGCGACGGGCTCCACTCCCAACCGGGCATTAGCAACCTATGGGGCTTATGCTCGATCGCATCCAGCAGGGCATGAACAAGGGCTGAGGCTGCTGATTGGCAATGTCCAACAGTTGGCTGCTGCAAAGGGCTATGGCATTGAGCCTGTATTCTCGCTGTTTAATGGACAAGCCTATCGGGTCATGGTGCGTTTGGTTGCCCAGCCAAGTTTGAATACAAATTCCTCTGGTTTTCTGGGATATTGTCATGCCTGCGGCAACTATCAAACAATTTCCTGGCGCAAGTTAGGTCAGATTTGCTGTACATACGATGGTAATTGCTTAAGTGTTAGTGGCGCGATGTGGTTAGGCAAATTGCACAACCCAAATAATTTACAGCGCATGATGGATCTGGCGATCGAGCGGCAATGGTCAACAGATGCAGCACTGCTCAAACTGATGCAGTCCGAAGTTGATTTGCCTCCCTATTTTTATCAGTTGGGTGAGATTGGGCGACGGGGCAAACTGGACATTCCAAAACGATCGCACTTAATCCAGACGCTTCAGGATTGGGGTTATCAGGCAAGCGCAACCCATATTGCAGCTCAGGCAATTAAAACCACCGCAGATATGCAAACTTGTATTCGAGCGGCTCAAGCAGGCGGAAGTTGA
- a CDS encoding serine/threonine-protein kinase, producing MLQVGQILNERYQLKQQLSQRGVRQTWLAIDLADPDTVPTLVIVKLLAFGELTQWQDYTLFQREAQVLQNLQHPRIPAYRDQFTLEGTIGWFAIVQDYIPGTSLQAFLDRGQRLTEAEVKQIAENVLQILIYLHELNPPILHRDIKPSNLIFDETGELHLVDFGAVQDRSAMERSTFTIVGTYGYTPLEQFGGRAVPASDLYALGATLMHVITGIAPADFQQLAGTEFWRSISLQPQFIQWLQKLSHPEITQRFQTARQALAELTQDSIAQTQPDVVMPSATKVQLHQSADFLQIKVARRGLQLSDALLLGTGLLTSSVAFLMLTSQVNPLLTLLCWVDSLPLLALGLFSAFSDAQLQFDRTSFSCRWTLLGIPYRQRQGSISSIQQIGNRLAAIGSSAATGITIHTSEQPYTVGYFAPELKPNESLWLSGEIQNWLNGSIDTSFPPQLPPA from the coding sequence ATGCTTCAGGTCGGGCAAATCCTTAATGAGCGCTATCAACTCAAGCAGCAGCTTTCACAACGGGGAGTCCGGCAGACCTGGCTGGCGATCGATTTAGCAGATCCAGACACCGTTCCAACCCTTGTCATTGTCAAACTGCTGGCTTTTGGCGAATTGACTCAGTGGCAGGACTATACCCTGTTTCAGCGAGAAGCCCAGGTGCTCCAAAATCTTCAGCATCCGCGTATCCCTGCCTATCGTGATCAGTTTACGCTAGAAGGAACAATTGGCTGGTTTGCGATCGTTCAAGACTATATTCCCGGTACGTCGCTCCAGGCATTCCTCGATCGAGGGCAGCGATTAACGGAAGCAGAAGTGAAGCAGATTGCTGAGAACGTTCTCCAAATTCTCATTTATCTGCATGAATTGAATCCACCTATTTTGCACCGTGATATTAAGCCCAGTAATCTTATTTTTGATGAAACTGGAGAACTGCATTTAGTCGATTTTGGTGCAGTACAGGATCGAAGTGCAATGGAGCGATCGACTTTTACGATTGTTGGCACTTATGGCTACACTCCACTAGAGCAGTTTGGGGGTCGAGCTGTGCCCGCGTCTGACCTCTATGCGTTGGGCGCAACCTTGATGCATGTGATCACAGGAATTGCTCCGGCAGATTTTCAGCAGCTTGCAGGAACTGAATTTTGGCGTTCTATCAGCCTTCAACCCCAGTTCATTCAGTGGCTACAAAAATTGAGTCATCCCGAAATAACGCAGCGGTTTCAGACGGCTCGGCAAGCGCTCGCTGAACTGACACAAGATTCGATCGCTCAAACGCAGCCTGATGTTGTTATGCCAAGTGCAACAAAGGTGCAACTGCATCAGTCGGCTGACTTTCTCCAGATTAAAGTGGCAAGACGCGGGCTTCAATTATCCGATGCCCTTTTGCTGGGAACTGGACTATTAACCAGCAGTGTTGCTTTCTTGATGCTGACTTCTCAGGTGAATCCGCTGCTGACGCTGCTTTGTTGGGTAGACAGTCTGCCCTTGCTGGCATTGGGATTGTTTTCTGCTTTCAGTGATGCTCAATTGCAATTTGATCGCACCTCCTTTTCATGCCGCTGGACGCTGCTTGGCATCCCTTATCGACAACGGCAGGGCAGCATTTCTAGCATTCAACAAATTGGCAACCGACTCGCAGCGATCGGGAGTTCTGCTGCAACAGGCATTACCATTCACACCTCAGAGCAACCCTACACTGTGGGATATTTTGCCCCAGAGCTGAAACCGAATGAAAGTCTTTGGCTCTCTGGTGAAATTCAAAACTGGCTCAATGGGTCGATCGATACATCATTTCCACCTCAACTTCCGCCTGCTTGA
- a CDS encoding calcium-binding protein → MNSGSTSLNSGSTIFADTGLNTLSTNTGLGTTGLGTTGLGTTGLNNTGTGLSSTQVGTLNTTGGSTLNNTSNTGVSNNGLINNTTSSANLAGGSTNLTSAANTTSGSTTGSTSLGTNLGGITPLGTNLGTVAPFGTNLGTNLGTNLGTNLGTGNTNNSNGSFGNTTFSSTSTNTGQSNNSGLGGLTTGLGTSGGGGSGTLLSLGAAGRRIRGRQTSDRLNGTSGGDRLLGFRGDDTLAGRQGNDVINGGVGNDNLNGGLGSDILRGNSGADTLIGGLGNNVLAGGVDSDVFVLRRGGQATITDFSGQDRIVLPGSIQFSDLSLQQQGADAVLGYAGKTLATLTNVNIASLSSTNVV, encoded by the coding sequence TTGAACTCCGGCAGCACAAGCCTTAATTCTGGTAGTACAATCTTTGCGGATACAGGATTAAATACATTAAGTACAAATACAGGATTAGGTACAACAGGGCTCGGTACAACAGGGCTCGGTACAACAGGACTTAATAATACTGGAACTGGTTTAAGTTCAACTCAAGTCGGTACGCTGAATACGACTGGTGGTAGCACCCTTAACAATACAAGCAACACGGGTGTCAGCAATAACGGTCTGATAAATAACACAACAAGCTCTGCTAATCTTGCAGGTGGGAGCACTAATCTCACATCTGCTGCTAATACGACCTCTGGTTCAACGACTGGCTCAACTTCTCTAGGCACAAATCTAGGAGGAATCACTCCTCTGGGCACAAATCTAGGGACAGTCGCTCCCTTTGGTACAAATCTGGGAACAAATTTAGGAACAAATCTGGGAACAAACCTAGGAACGGGCAACACCAATAACTCTAACGGTTCTTTTGGTAACACGACCTTTTCTTCCACTTCAACGAACACAGGTCAATCGAACAATAGTGGGCTGGGCGGTCTTACTACAGGTTTGGGTACATCTGGTGGCGGCGGTTCCGGTACCTTATTGAGTCTAGGTGCGGCGGGTCGAAGAATCCGAGGTAGACAAACCAGCGATCGTTTGAATGGAACTAGCGGTGGTGATAGGCTGCTGGGGTTTCGGGGAGACGACACGCTTGCAGGTAGACAGGGCAATGATGTGATCAACGGTGGAGTTGGCAACGATAACCTCAATGGCGGATTAGGCAGTGATATTTTACGGGGTAATAGCGGCGCAGATACTTTGATCGGCGGCTTGGGCAACAATGTGCTGGCTGGTGGAGTCGATTCGGATGTTTTCGTTCTGCGACGAGGTGGTCAGGCGACCATTACAGATTTTAGTGGGCAAGACCGGATTGTGCTTCCAGGGAGTATTCAGTTCAGCGATCTCAGCCTCCAGCAGCAGGGAGCCGATGCAGTGCTTGGATATGCAGGCAAGACTCTAGCAACGCTCACAAATGTGAATATCGCCAGCTTGTCCTCTACTAATGTTGTCTAA
- a CDS encoding DNA-3-methyladenine glycosylase — MDYTQAIVTLKQADPTLAEMIDRVGDCKLDQDQQTGDLFNCLVRSILHQQLSGKAAAAIHRRFLLLYPELPQPQDVLNTPDDRLREAGISRTKVVYLKDLAQKVEADLPPLNELTELPDETIIELLTPVKGIGRWTVQMLLIFRLHRWDVLPCDDLGIRTAIQRAYRLADPPTRKQVQQIGEVWQPYRTIASWYLWRSLDLK; from the coding sequence ATGGATTACACTCAGGCGATCGTCACCTTAAAGCAAGCAGACCCCACTCTGGCAGAAATGATCGATCGCGTTGGGGATTGTAAGCTGGATCAAGACCAGCAGACCGGAGATCTGTTTAACTGCCTGGTACGGTCTATCCTGCATCAACAGCTATCTGGAAAAGCTGCCGCCGCCATTCATCGACGATTTTTATTGCTTTATCCTGAGCTACCTCAACCTCAAGATGTTTTGAACACACCAGACGATCGCCTCCGTGAAGCAGGGATATCGCGCACTAAAGTTGTTTATTTAAAGGATTTGGCACAAAAAGTCGAAGCAGATTTGCCACCACTCAATGAACTAACCGAGTTGCCAGATGAAACAATTATTGAACTGCTCACTCCAGTCAAAGGAATTGGACGCTGGACGGTACAAATGCTGCTGATATTCCGGCTACACCGCTGGGATGTTTTACCCTGTGATGATCTTGGAATTCGCACCGCAATTCAGCGCGCTTATCGATTGGCAGACCCTCCCACTCGCAAACAAGTTCAGCAAATCGGCGAAGTCTGGCAACCTTATCGAACGATCGCTTCCTGGTACTTGTGGCGCAGCTTAGACCTGAAATAA
- a CDS encoding TenA family transcriptional regulator yields the protein MTLTCQQLLQQNPQLWQEAIVHPFLTQCQTGAIQPRQFDTWLVQDYLFVIEFTRMASRLLAAAPVSHFDVLLSGMVALKDELNWFRAKAAERQLDLKTAKHPTCTEYCEFMASLASAPYAVQATAFWAIEAAYNQGWQSPGAMPPPYAEFADRWGNPGFSEYVTLLEHQADEALSNSMAAQQQAKTAFLQVARLEKDFWQMAFSA from the coding sequence ATGACCCTTACCTGTCAACAGCTTCTCCAACAAAATCCGCAACTCTGGCAAGAGGCGATCGTGCATCCGTTTCTCACCCAATGCCAGACCGGAGCCATTCAGCCTCGGCAGTTTGATACTTGGCTGGTACAAGACTATCTGTTTGTGATTGAGTTTACCCGCATGGCGAGCCGATTATTAGCAGCTGCTCCTGTTTCCCATTTTGATGTTTTGCTGAGTGGGATGGTTGCACTCAAAGATGAATTGAATTGGTTTCGGGCGAAAGCGGCAGAACGACAGCTAGATTTGAAGACAGCAAAACACCCAACCTGTACTGAGTATTGCGAATTCATGGCAAGTCTGGCATCGGCTCCTTATGCAGTCCAGGCAACCGCATTTTGGGCGATCGAGGCTGCCTATAATCAAGGCTGGCAGTCTCCCGGTGCAATGCCTCCACCCTATGCCGAGTTTGCCGATCGCTGGGGGAATCCTGGTTTTTCAGAATATGTAACGCTGCTGGAACATCAAGCAGATGAAGCACTATCAAACTCTATGGCAGCCCAACAGCAAGCAAAAACAGCGTTTCTCCAGGTCGCCCGATTAGAAAAAGATTTTTGGCAGATGGCATTTAGCGCTTAA
- a CDS encoding orange carotenoid protein N-terminal domain-containing protein — MTYTTDQQTSEALRLFRSFDADTQLALFWYGYLDLKDQLTPTSDPAQHDISRALVDQIQALPQEEQLQAQRDVISCAETDITHAYSSLSSSAKISFWLQLAQAMEQGAAVQVPSNYELPSATDRFVELIKGLDFEKRINFTRSAVVSMGANPTDR; from the coding sequence ATGACTTATACCACTGACCAGCAAACTAGCGAAGCCCTAAGACTATTCCGCAGCTTTGATGCTGACACACAACTTGCCCTATTCTGGTATGGCTATCTTGATCTGAAAGATCAGCTAACGCCAACTTCTGATCCAGCGCAGCATGATATCAGTCGTGCTCTAGTCGATCAAATTCAAGCACTGCCTCAAGAAGAGCAGCTTCAAGCACAGCGAGACGTTATCAGTTGTGCAGAGACAGATATTACCCATGCTTACAGTTCCCTTAGTTCAAGTGCAAAAATTAGCTTCTGGTTACAGCTAGCTCAGGCAATGGAACAGGGTGCTGCTGTACAAGTTCCTTCAAACTATGAACTGCCTTCCGCAACCGATCGCTTTGTGGAACTGATTAAAGGATTAGATTTCGAGAAGCGGATTAATTTTACCCGCAGTGCTGTCGTCAGCATGGGCGCAAACCCAACCGATCGATAA
- a CDS encoding pentapeptide repeat-containing protein has translation MNHSTKIDREELMQRYKSGERNFAGVDLAGIKLTGLDLSDADFTGAELSGAQLNQSNLERSNLSHAVLVKADLTDANLASADLSNADCSAAILIRANLTETKLQNTVFKWASLAQVTPLAIDLSHAILSKTVLPNGSPLER, from the coding sequence ATGAATCACAGCACGAAGATTGATAGAGAAGAGCTAATGCAGCGCTATAAGTCTGGAGAGCGCAATTTTGCAGGCGTTGACTTAGCAGGTATCAAATTAACGGGATTAGATCTGTCTGATGCAGATTTTACAGGGGCAGAGCTTAGCGGCGCACAGCTAAATCAATCTAATTTGGAGCGATCGAATCTGAGCCACGCTGTACTGGTAAAAGCTGATTTAACGGATGCGAATTTAGCAAGTGCTGATTTGAGCAATGCTGATTGTAGTGCAGCAATTTTAATTCGTGCCAATCTTACTGAAACGAAGCTACAAAATACAGTTTTCAAGTGGGCATCTCTGGCACAAGTAACCCCACTAGCCATAGATTTGAGCCATGCCATTCTTAGCAAAACAGTGCTGCCAAATGGCTCTCCCTTAGAGCGGTAA
- a CDS encoding CoA-binding protein produces MIVTPTDDSIRKVLTEAKVIAVVGHSNRVDRPSYQIAQFLRQRGYRLYPVNPAVQEIDGQPSYPDLQSVPEPIDIVNVFRRSEYLAEVVAESIAVQAKTIWAQLGIADPIAAETARKAGLTVIMNVCIKVEYLRLHL; encoded by the coding sequence ATGATAGTAACTCCTACAGATGACTCTATCCGTAAAGTGCTTACTGAAGCAAAGGTGATTGCCGTTGTAGGTCACTCTAACCGTGTCGATCGTCCCAGCTATCAGATTGCGCAATTTTTGCGGCAAAGGGGCTATCGCCTCTATCCAGTCAATCCGGCAGTTCAAGAGATTGATGGTCAGCCGAGCTATCCTGATTTGCAGTCTGTACCAGAGCCGATCGATATTGTGAACGTGTTTCGGCGTTCGGAATACCTGGCTGAAGTTGTTGCCGAGTCGATCGCAGTGCAGGCAAAGACGATTTGGGCACAGTTGGGGATTGCTGATCCGATCGCTGCCGAAACTGCTCGAAAAGCTGGCTTAACCGTCATTATGAATGTTTGTATCAAAGTAGAGTATTTGCGGCTACACCTCTGA
- a CDS encoding dienelactone hydrolase family protein yields the protein MRSTYHELLEMMPQQVEQGEQQPEGYYPLKLTMDEAVIHGRYYPAEQARQAAIWVGGVGGDWDSPAQDLYPLLCHELTKAGIASLRIRYRQPTDLEASIMDVLAGVRYLQDQGIETIALIGHSFGGAVVIQAAAQSLTVRTVVTLATQSYGTEAVPELATRCSLLLLHGTADPILPFHCSEQVHQRALDPKQLILYPDAGHRLDEVADQVYLTVHGWLLEQLNSELF from the coding sequence ATGCGATCGACATATCACGAACTACTGGAAATGATGCCGCAACAGGTCGAGCAGGGTGAGCAGCAGCCAGAGGGTTACTATCCGCTCAAGCTCACAATGGATGAGGCAGTTATTCACGGTCGCTATTACCCAGCGGAACAGGCGCGTCAGGCGGCAATTTGGGTAGGTGGCGTAGGTGGTGATTGGGATAGCCCTGCTCAAGACCTGTATCCGTTGCTTTGTCATGAACTAACAAAAGCGGGAATTGCATCACTGCGAATTCGCTATCGTCAACCAACAGATTTAGAAGCTTCGATCATGGATGTGTTAGCAGGAGTGCGATACCTTCAAGATCAAGGCATTGAAACGATCGCGCTAATTGGACATTCTTTTGGTGGTGCCGTTGTAATTCAGGCTGCGGCTCAGTCGCTTACCGTTCGTACCGTCGTTACACTAGCAACTCAATCCTATGGAACAGAAGCTGTTCCTGAACTTGCAACTCGCTGTTCCTTGCTGTTGCTGCATGGCACCGCAGATCCAATTTTGCCTTTCCACTGCTCAGAGCAAGTTCATCAGCGTGCACTTGATCCAAAACAACTCATTCTCTATCCTGATGCAGGTCACAGGCTGGATGAAGTGGCTGATCAGGTTTATTTGACGGTGCATGGCTGGTTACTAGAGCAATTAAACTCTGAGTTATTTTAA
- a CDS encoding 50S ribosomal protein L11 methyltransferase yields the protein MSWMELRLDTTSEAVDWVSTLLAAVGYTGELDIQPYVTSDQTAPAASASEPEWHFTICLLFPYNAQSRSQTEQIMQRLSPLQRTGMINEPQLAVVEEKPAHLADSAQGHRIGKRFIVLSPDAAASKDDVVLRLEKSLAFGSGLHPATIACLRLLERQSLEGMQALDLGSGSGILSVAMAKLGAQVLALDNDRVAVEATQAAVRCNAVEQQVTAMAGSLGRGSDLGHWLSGETVNDVPTIQPIANFDLIVANILARVHITLAPDFRLALRQTKAHAGVLITGGFTTDYEDEVHLALAEAGFEKVDCERIDEWVVLAHQLKPKLV from the coding sequence ATGTCGTGGATGGAATTGCGCCTTGATACAACCAGTGAAGCCGTAGATTGGGTGAGTACGCTCCTTGCTGCCGTTGGCTATACAGGCGAGCTTGACATTCAACCTTACGTCACTTCAGACCAGACCGCTCCTGCTGCCTCTGCCTCAGAACCTGAATGGCATTTCACAATTTGTCTGCTGTTTCCCTACAATGCTCAGTCCAGGTCACAAACAGAGCAGATTATGCAGCGACTCTCGCCCCTCCAGCGAACAGGGATGATCAATGAACCGCAATTAGCGGTGGTTGAAGAGAAGCCAGCTCACCTGGCTGACTCGGCTCAAGGTCATCGGATTGGCAAACGTTTCATTGTTTTGTCACCTGATGCTGCGGCTTCAAAGGATGATGTTGTGCTGCGGCTCGAAAAAAGCTTGGCTTTTGGCAGTGGGCTTCATCCAGCGACGATCGCTTGTCTGCGGTTGCTTGAACGACAGTCACTCGAAGGGATGCAGGCACTCGATTTAGGATCAGGGTCAGGCATTTTGAGTGTGGCAATGGCGAAGCTAGGAGCACAGGTGTTGGCTTTAGATAACGATCGGGTTGCAGTCGAAGCCACTCAAGCTGCTGTGCGGTGTAATGCAGTGGAACAGCAGGTCACAGCAATGGCAGGGAGCCTGGGACGCGGTAGTGATTTGGGGCATTGGCTGAGTGGAGAAACGGTTAATGATGTGCCAACCATTCAGCCGATCGCCAATTTTGATTTGATTGTTGCCAACATCCTGGCACGAGTCCACATCACGCTTGCCCCAGATTTTCGGCTTGCCCTTCGTCAAACCAAAGCTCATGCGGGAGTATTGATTACGGGTGGGTTTACAACTGATTATGAGGATGAAGTTCATTTAGCCCTGGCAGAAGCAGGTTTTGAAAAAGTGGACTGCGAAAGAATTGATGAATGGGTAGTCTTAGCGCATCAACTCAAACCAAAACTGGTTTAA
- a CDS encoding response regulator yields MTVPEMGNAQRARILIVEDHESNRELMKEYLETYGGWQVSAIALGAEFIPAIQSFQPHLVLLDLKLPDMDGYSLLQQLQQDWATIPVFVVSAFAFQADQERAIKLGARRYFVKPTSLSRLHQAIREELQLLEPFSGEINGS; encoded by the coding sequence ATGACTGTACCTGAAATGGGCAATGCACAGCGCGCTCGAATTCTCATTGTAGAAGATCACGAAAGTAATCGTGAACTGATGAAAGAATACCTCGAAACCTATGGAGGCTGGCAAGTTTCTGCAATTGCACTTGGGGCAGAATTTATTCCAGCAATTCAGTCTTTCCAGCCTCATTTGGTTCTATTAGATCTCAAGCTGCCTGACATGGATGGCTATTCTCTACTGCAACAACTTCAGCAAGACTGGGCAACAATTCCTGTCTTTGTCGTTTCAGCATTTGCTTTTCAAGCTGATCAGGAGAGAGCAATTAAACTGGGGGCGCGTCGCTATTTTGTAAAGCCTACAAGTCTGTCCCGCTTGCATCAAGCAATTAGGGAAGAATTACAGCTGCTTGAGCCATTTTCAGGAGAAATCAACGGAAGTTAA
- a CDS encoding CbtB-domain containing protein, translated as MTATQLILRRTVQVTLSVPVQAALFLSLGSLSLWTLYFSTYPPVHNTLHETRHTTLGVGCH; from the coding sequence ATGACTGCAACTCAACTCATTCTCCGCCGCACCGTTCAGGTTACGCTCTCTGTGCCTGTGCAGGCTGCCCTTTTCCTGTCGCTCGGTTCACTGAGCCTCTGGACGCTCTACTTCAGCACTTACCCACCCGTCCACAACACCTTGCACGAAACTCGCCACACAACACTGGGAGTCGGCTGCCACTAG
- the cobW gene encoding cobalamin biosynthesis protein CobW: protein MHKIPVTVVTGFLGAGKTTLIRHLLQNNEGRRVAVLVNEFGEVGIDGDLLRSCQVCPETESGEAPETPSNIVELTNGCLCCTVQEEFLPTMQELLKRRDQLDCIVIETSGLALPKPLVQAFRWPEIRTGATVDGVITVVDCQALASGQVVGDLEALQAQRQADPNLEHETPIEELFEDQLACADLVLLTKVDQVDDDAQAKVQQWLHQELPSGVKVVPCHQGQVSTDLLLGFNAAVEDHLDSRPSHHDTEEEHDHDDDINAVQVSLDRSFEPAALVDRLRTLVQQQEIYRIKGFVSVPNKAMRLVVQGVGERFDYFYDRPWQPNEPRQTRLVVIGRSMEQEQVEKAVLGNVPVS from the coding sequence ATGCATAAAATCCCTGTCACCGTTGTTACTGGATTTTTGGGCGCTGGTAAAACAACGCTGATCCGTCACCTGCTACAAAACAATGAGGGACGACGGGTCGCGGTTTTGGTTAATGAGTTTGGAGAAGTCGGCATTGACGGAGATTTGCTGCGATCGTGCCAGGTCTGCCCGGAAACCGAATCGGGTGAAGCCCCAGAAACGCCTTCTAATATTGTCGAACTGACGAATGGCTGCCTCTGCTGCACGGTGCAGGAAGAATTTTTGCCCACGATGCAAGAACTCCTGAAGCGGCGTGATCAGCTAGACTGCATTGTCATTGAAACTTCTGGTTTAGCCCTACCCAAGCCCCTGGTTCAAGCATTCCGCTGGCCCGAAATCCGGACAGGTGCCACCGTAGACGGTGTGATTACAGTCGTTGATTGTCAAGCTCTGGCAAGCGGGCAGGTTGTTGGTGATCTGGAGGCACTCCAAGCGCAGCGACAGGCAGATCCCAACTTGGAACATGAAACGCCGATCGAAGAATTGTTTGAAGATCAGCTTGCCTGCGCCGATCTCGTGCTGCTGACCAAAGTAGATCAGGTGGATGACGATGCTCAGGCGAAAGTGCAGCAATGGCTTCATCAAGAGCTACCGTCTGGGGTCAAGGTTGTTCCCTGTCATCAAGGGCAAGTTAGCACTGATCTGCTGTTGGGCTTTAATGCCGCTGTTGAAGATCATCTTGACAGTCGCCCTAGCCATCATGACACCGAAGAAGAGCATGATCACGATGATGATATCAATGCTGTCCAGGTTTCACTCGATCGATCCTTTGAGCCAGCAGCCCTTGTCGATCGCTTGAGAACCCTGGTACAGCAGCAAGAGATTTATCGCATTAAAGGCTTTGTCTCTGTCCCAAATAAGGCAATGCGGCTTGTCGTGCAGGGAGTCGGGGAACGCTTTGATTACTTCTACGATCGTCCCTGGCAACCCAATGAACCCAGACAAACCCGCTTAGTCGTGATTGGTCGATCGATGGAGCAAGAGCAGGTTGAGAAGGCAGTCCTGGGGAATGTCCCGGTCTCCTGA